In Mustela nigripes isolate SB6536 chromosome 2, MUSNIG.SB6536, whole genome shotgun sequence, a single window of DNA contains:
- the KLF15 gene encoding Krueppel-like factor 15 isoform X3, with translation MVDHLLPVDETFSSPKCPVGYLGDRLARGRAYHRLPSPLSEDDSDASSLCSCASPDSQAVCSCYSGGPGAEGQDSILDFLLSQATLGSGGSGGIGASGGSMAWGAWRRATAPVKGEHFCFPEFPVSDPDDVPRPFQPTLEEIEEFLEENMELGVKETPESNSKDAEACDQLSAGPHRSHLHPGSSGRERCTPPLGSAGVGGSQSSGGGPASDGPIPVLLQIQPVQVKQESGTEPASPGQAPESVKVAQLLVNIQGQTFALVPQVVPSSNVNLSSKFVRIAPVPIAAKPIGSGPLGPGPTGLLVGQKFPKNPAAELIKMHKCTFPGCSKMYTKSSHLKAHLRRHTGEKPFACTWPGCGWRFSRSDELSRHRRSHSGVKPYQCPVCEKKFARSDHLSKHIKVHRFPRSSRSVRAVN, from the exons ATGGTGGACCACTTGCTGCCAGTGGACGAGACCTTCTCGTCGCCGAAATGCCCAGTTGGTTATCTGGGTGACAGGCTGGCCAGAGGGCGGGCGTACCACAGGCTGCCCTCGCCCCTCTCAGAGGATGACAGCGACGCCTCCAGCCTCTGCTCCTGCGCCAGCCCAGACTCACAAGCCGTCTGCTCGTGCTACAGTGGTGGGCCAGGTGCTGAGGGCCAGGACAGCATCTTGGACTTCCTGCTGTCCCAGGCCACACTGGgcagtggtggcagtggtggcatTGGGGCCAGCGGTGGTTCCATGGCCTGGGGGGCCTGGCGGAGGGCAACGGCACCTGTGAAGGGGGAGCATTTTTGCTTCCCCGAATTTCCTGTGAGTGACCCTGATGACGTCCCAAGGCCCTTCCAGCCCACCCTGGAGGAGATTGAAGAGTTTCTGGAAGAGAACATGGAGCTGGGAGTCAAGGAGACCCCAGAAAGCAACAGCAAGGACGCGGAGGCCTGTGACCAGCTCTCAGCCGGGCCACATAGGAGCCACCTCCATCCTGGGTCCAGTGGGAGAGAGCGCTGCACCCCGCCTCTGGGCAGTGCCGGTGTGGGCGGCAGCCAGAGCTCGGGTGGGGGGCCTGCATCTGATGGCCCTATCCCTGTGCTGCTACAGATCCAGCCTGTGCAGGTGAAGCAGGAGTCAGGCACGGAGCCCGCCTCCCCTGGGCAGGCCCCGGAAAGTGTCAAGGTGGCCCAGCTTCTGGTCAATATCCAGGGTCAGACCTTCGCACTTGTGCCCCAGGTGGTGCCCTCCTCCAATGTGAACCTGTCATCCAAGTTCGTGCGAATTGCCCCTGTGCCCATTGCTGCCAAGCCCATTGGGTCGGGACCCCTGGGCCCTGGCCCCACTGGCCTACTCGTGGGCCAGAAGTTCCCCAAAAATCCGGCAGCAGAACTCATCAAAATGCACAAATGTACTTTCCCCGGCTGTAGCAAGATGTACACCAAAAGCAGCCACCTCAAGGCCCACTTGCGCCGGCACACAGGCGAGAAGCCCTTTGCCTGCACCTGGCCGGGCTGCGGCTGGAG ATTCTCCCGCTCCGATGAGCTGTCGCGGCACCGGCGCTCGCACTCGGGCGTGAAGCCCTACCAGTGTCCTGTGTGCGAGAAGAAGTTCGCACGGAGCGACCACCTCTCCAAGCACATCAAGGTGCACCGGTTTCCTCGGAGCAGCCGCTCAGTGCGTGCGGTGAACTGA
- the KLF15 gene encoding Krueppel-like factor 15 isoform X1 produces MVDHLLPVDETFSSPKCPVGYLGDRLARGRAYHRLPSPLSEDDSDASSLCSCASPDSQAVCSCYSGGPGAEGQDSILDFLLSQATLGSGGSGGIGASGGSMAWGAWRRATAPVKGEHFCFPEFPVSDPDDVPRPFQPTLEEIEEFLEENMELGVKETPESNSKDAEACDQLSAGPHRSHLHPGSSGRERCTPPLGSAGVGGSQSSGGGPASDGPIPVLLQIQPVQVKQESGTEPASPGQAPESVKVAQLLVNIQGQTFALVPQVVPSSNVNLSSKFVRIAPVPIAAKPIGSGPLGPGPTGLLVGQKFPKNPAAELIKMHKCTFPGCSKMYTKSSHLKAHLRRHTGEKPFACTWPGCGWRGTSFTCRCSWTHGLGLVLAPLRVLEGVFGNLQRTTRQEVLSEGGRVLVDSILCGTAVETSSQREEGTCHLLGCPREQMESSAQSASQEGRSQLQHSILWR; encoded by the exons ATGGTGGACCACTTGCTGCCAGTGGACGAGACCTTCTCGTCGCCGAAATGCCCAGTTGGTTATCTGGGTGACAGGCTGGCCAGAGGGCGGGCGTACCACAGGCTGCCCTCGCCCCTCTCAGAGGATGACAGCGACGCCTCCAGCCTCTGCTCCTGCGCCAGCCCAGACTCACAAGCCGTCTGCTCGTGCTACAGTGGTGGGCCAGGTGCTGAGGGCCAGGACAGCATCTTGGACTTCCTGCTGTCCCAGGCCACACTGGgcagtggtggcagtggtggcatTGGGGCCAGCGGTGGTTCCATGGCCTGGGGGGCCTGGCGGAGGGCAACGGCACCTGTGAAGGGGGAGCATTTTTGCTTCCCCGAATTTCCTGTGAGTGACCCTGATGACGTCCCAAGGCCCTTCCAGCCCACCCTGGAGGAGATTGAAGAGTTTCTGGAAGAGAACATGGAGCTGGGAGTCAAGGAGACCCCAGAAAGCAACAGCAAGGACGCGGAGGCCTGTGACCAGCTCTCAGCCGGGCCACATAGGAGCCACCTCCATCCTGGGTCCAGTGGGAGAGAGCGCTGCACCCCGCCTCTGGGCAGTGCCGGTGTGGGCGGCAGCCAGAGCTCGGGTGGGGGGCCTGCATCTGATGGCCCTATCCCTGTGCTGCTACAGATCCAGCCTGTGCAGGTGAAGCAGGAGTCAGGCACGGAGCCCGCCTCCCCTGGGCAGGCCCCGGAAAGTGTCAAGGTGGCCCAGCTTCTGGTCAATATCCAGGGTCAGACCTTCGCACTTGTGCCCCAGGTGGTGCCCTCCTCCAATGTGAACCTGTCATCCAAGTTCGTGCGAATTGCCCCTGTGCCCATTGCTGCCAAGCCCATTGGGTCGGGACCCCTGGGCCCTGGCCCCACTGGCCTACTCGTGGGCCAGAAGTTCCCCAAAAATCCGGCAGCAGAACTCATCAAAATGCACAAATGTACTTTCCCCGGCTGTAGCAAGATGTACACCAAAAGCAGCCACCTCAAGGCCCACTTGCGCCGGCACACAGGCGAGAAGCCCTTTGCCTGCACCTGGCCGGGCTGCGGCTGGAG AGGGACCAGCTTCACTTGCAGATGTTCTTGGACTCATGGGCTGGGCTTGGTGCTTGCTCCCCTGCGGGTACTTGAAGGTGTATTTGGGAATCTTCAAAGGACAACCAGGCAGGAGGTGCTGAGTGAAGGTGGAAGAGTCCTTGTAGACTCCATTCTGTGTGGTACAGCAGTGGAAACCAGCTCTCAAAGG GAGGAGGGGACCTGCCACCTTCTGGGCTGTCCCAGAGAGCAGATGGAATCCTCAGCCCAGAGTGCATCTCAGGAAGGCAGGTCTCAGCTCCAACACAGTATCCTCTGGAGATG A
- the KLF15 gene encoding Krueppel-like factor 15 isoform X2, translated as MVDHLLPVDETFSSPKCPVGYLGDRLARGRAYHRLPSPLSEDDSDASSLCSCASPDSQAVCSCYSGGPGAEGQDSILDFLLSQATLGSGGSGGIGASGGSMAWGAWRRATAPVKGEHFCFPEFPVSDPDDVPRPFQPTLEEIEEFLEENMELGVKETPESNSKDAEACDQLSAGPHRSHLHPGSSGRERCTPPLGSAGVGGSQSSGGGPASDGPIPVLLQIQPVQVKQESGTEPASPGQAPESVKVAQLLVNIQGQTFALVPQVVPSSNVNLSSKFVRIAPVPIAAKPIGSGPLGPGPTGLLVGQKFPKNPAAELIKMHKCTFPGCSKMYTKSSHLKAHLRRHTGEKPFACTWPGCGWRGTSFTCRCSWTHGLGLVLAPLRVLEGVFGNLQRTTRQEVLSEGGRVLVDSILCGTAVETSSQRILPLR; from the exons ATGGTGGACCACTTGCTGCCAGTGGACGAGACCTTCTCGTCGCCGAAATGCCCAGTTGGTTATCTGGGTGACAGGCTGGCCAGAGGGCGGGCGTACCACAGGCTGCCCTCGCCCCTCTCAGAGGATGACAGCGACGCCTCCAGCCTCTGCTCCTGCGCCAGCCCAGACTCACAAGCCGTCTGCTCGTGCTACAGTGGTGGGCCAGGTGCTGAGGGCCAGGACAGCATCTTGGACTTCCTGCTGTCCCAGGCCACACTGGgcagtggtggcagtggtggcatTGGGGCCAGCGGTGGTTCCATGGCCTGGGGGGCCTGGCGGAGGGCAACGGCACCTGTGAAGGGGGAGCATTTTTGCTTCCCCGAATTTCCTGTGAGTGACCCTGATGACGTCCCAAGGCCCTTCCAGCCCACCCTGGAGGAGATTGAAGAGTTTCTGGAAGAGAACATGGAGCTGGGAGTCAAGGAGACCCCAGAAAGCAACAGCAAGGACGCGGAGGCCTGTGACCAGCTCTCAGCCGGGCCACATAGGAGCCACCTCCATCCTGGGTCCAGTGGGAGAGAGCGCTGCACCCCGCCTCTGGGCAGTGCCGGTGTGGGCGGCAGCCAGAGCTCGGGTGGGGGGCCTGCATCTGATGGCCCTATCCCTGTGCTGCTACAGATCCAGCCTGTGCAGGTGAAGCAGGAGTCAGGCACGGAGCCCGCCTCCCCTGGGCAGGCCCCGGAAAGTGTCAAGGTGGCCCAGCTTCTGGTCAATATCCAGGGTCAGACCTTCGCACTTGTGCCCCAGGTGGTGCCCTCCTCCAATGTGAACCTGTCATCCAAGTTCGTGCGAATTGCCCCTGTGCCCATTGCTGCCAAGCCCATTGGGTCGGGACCCCTGGGCCCTGGCCCCACTGGCCTACTCGTGGGCCAGAAGTTCCCCAAAAATCCGGCAGCAGAACTCATCAAAATGCACAAATGTACTTTCCCCGGCTGTAGCAAGATGTACACCAAAAGCAGCCACCTCAAGGCCCACTTGCGCCGGCACACAGGCGAGAAGCCCTTTGCCTGCACCTGGCCGGGCTGCGGCTGGAG AGGGACCAGCTTCACTTGCAGATGTTCTTGGACTCATGGGCTGGGCTTGGTGCTTGCTCCCCTGCGGGTACTTGAAGGTGTATTTGGGAATCTTCAAAGGACAACCAGGCAGGAGGTGCTGAGTGAAGGTGGAAGAGTCCTTGTAGACTCCATTCTGTGTGGTACAGCAGTGGAAACCAGCTCTCAAAGG ATTCTCCCGCTCCGATGA